The Chlorocebus sabaeus isolate Y175 chromosome 11, mChlSab1.0.hap1, whole genome shotgun sequence genomic interval ccagcctgggcgacagagtgagactccctatCTCAAaacgaaaaaaagaaaataacatcagATGTATAGAAATCAGTGTTAAAAGTTTAGTACTAGAGGCTAGGTCCTTATACCTGTAAGCTCAGTTTTtgggaaggccaaagcaggaggttCCCTTGAGGGCAGAAGTggagcagtctgggcaacatctTCAGacttctacaaaaaaagtagTATCGAGAGCCGATTTCACCACCAGTAGTGATGACGCTGTAGTTCTAGTCTtctatctttttaacttttaaatgttttgtcttATATAAAATCACTTTCGTGCTGGACTATACAACTGAATATGTTTGTTTGTGCTGGGAAATATGCTATGCTAATCAGCAGTAAGGCAGACTAATTTTTGTCCCTTGGAAAATGTGGCAGTGGCTACCTCCTGTAGATTAAAAtgcatttgctttttatattcaAGCAGAACCAAGACCGAAAGCACAGAACATATGTTTATGTTCTAACAGTCACTGAAATATTAGAAGATTGGGAAGATTCTGTTAATATTGGTAAGTTCCCTTTTGATATCTGAATACTCTAACAGAAGGTTGGGAAGATCCTGTTAATATAAGTAAGTTCCCTTTTGTTATCTGAATACTCTTAAGTCAGATGCTATATTCCTGTGTCCAGTTTCCATCTTAGATTATTTCTGGTCACTTCATTTAGAGCAGGGAAGGTAATTGAAATGCAGAGATGCACATTCATCTTAGTTCTTCCGCAACATGTTGTTGTCCCAGTCATTTGTCAGGGAGTAAGTGGACATTACTTACAcggtttactttttaaaatggacTGTCTTGTAACCAATGTCATTATTTTCTctaggaaggaagagagagtggTTCAAAGTAGAAGATGCTATCAAAGTTCTCCAGTGTCATAAACCTGTACATGCAGAGTATCTGGAAAAGCTAAAGCTGGGTTGTTCCCCAGCCAATGGAAATTCTACGGTCCCTTCCCTTCCAGATAATAATGCCTTGTTTGTAACTGCCGCACAGACCTCTGGGTTGCCATCTAGTATAAGATAGAGAGAACTGGGTAGGCCTCTCCCACCATGTGCAGTCTCATGGGGAGAGGCTTCTTTGTTTTCCTCATCAAACATCTGAATGACGCTTGCAAACTGTCTGAATTTGCCATGCAAGGTTTTCAAACAATTTGCATGTTTTTCAGatgctttcaaatcttttttttaaaaaaaatagtgtaaaatattttaataagccaAAGCCATGTGGAATTTTTTGTTTAGATGCCTTAACTGTGCCACACCCCGCAAACCCCTGTATTATTTTGGTTGTCTGTTTCTCACAgcgtattttcaattttttgtccATTTGACATCAGTCTGTGATTTATTTTGTCATCAGATTACTTGTGAGTATACCTCCCCCAAAATTGTTTTCTCATTCACAGCATTAGCATATTCAGCAAATCCATCTGTGGTGGGAACGAAAAATATTATTGGTATTAAAGAAATCCATGCACCCCAAAACTTGTTTTACAGGATTacaattttaattcaaaatttccAGATTTGGGCTATCTCTGTATGAGCCACTAACTTATTTTGTCACGGGGCTTAATTTGCCATTTTTGGGGATTTGTCGACTCATTTGTCTGAATTTTCACAACTGGTATTATGTCACTAGCTACCTGATATGCCTATTTCCCTTATAACTCAATAGAACCTTAACACAAAGTATAACTCTATAGAGTTGGTGAATATTTTAGGGAAATATTAGCAAAATGCATGTAGTAAAGACATGAAAACTGTATTCATGGAATTTGGTTTAGCATGCTCAGTTGCCAGTTCCCATTATCGATACTCTTTCTACGCATAATACCTTAGAACCGTGTTTCCCTCAGTGTACATTGCTCTTAAAATGTATTCAGTTATTTAGTGGCCCCCCACAGGAGTGGAGTCTTGAAATCTAACTCTAAATGCCAGTCAGTGATGATTGCATCACAGTTGAGTGAAATGGCTTTCCTGTTCAGCTGTTAGAGGCTGAAGATTGTTAGGGCACCTTAGAATGTCTCATCTTTTCTAGGTTGTCAACAGGTACTATTTGTCACATAACTAACTTTCGAGGCACTGGAACATACCTGAACTAAGAATTAAATCTTTTACTTTATACTCATTTAAAATCCAGAATCCCAT includes:
- the NUDT4 gene encoding diphosphoinositol polyphosphate phosphohydrolase 2 isoform X1 — translated: MMKFKPNQTRTYDREGFKKRAACLCFRSEQEDEVLLVSSSRYPDQWIVPGGGMEPEEEPGGAAVREVYEEAGVKGKLGRLLGIFEQNQDRKHRTYVYVLTVTEILEDWEDSVNIGRKREWFKVEDAIKVLQCHKPVHAEYLEKLKLGCSPANGNSTVPSLPDNNALFVTAAQTSGLPSSIR
- the NUDT4 gene encoding diphosphoinositol polyphosphate phosphohydrolase 2 isoform X2; protein product: MMKFKPNQTRTYDREGFKKRAACLCFRSEQEDEVLLVSSSRYPDQWIVPGGGMEPEEEPGGAAVREVYEEAGVKGKLGRLLGIFENQDRKHRTYVYVLTVTEILEDWEDSVNIGRKREWFKVEDAIKVLQCHKPVHAEYLEKLKLGCSPANGNSTVPSLPDNNALFVTAAQTSGLPSSIR